In Chrysemys picta bellii isolate R12L10 chromosome 4, ASM1138683v2, whole genome shotgun sequence, the sequence TGAACCCTCTTTGGCCAAATCCATGGAGGACTGgtgcaaagccttctccacctgcatctTCCAGTTGGTGGCCATCACAGTGTTCTTTGGAACTGGCTATTCCATGTATTCACAATATTTTGTGCACTCCCTCACGTGTTTGGGCTCTTGCCTTCACCTGTCCTGGGAAGAAATCCCcgaattctcccactcttaggtTATCACCTCCTGTGTATCTACAGTGGCTTCTCATCGGGTCCATCTGGGCATGGGGCCTGCAAGTCTTCCCTTCGGGAGCTGTGATGAGTAATTAACACAGTGACCAGCTTTcttaaaaagaaccccaaaatcTGTGTTTCATCTTAACAACAAAAACACAGCGCAGCATGGAAGCAAAAGGATTTTCTGACAGTAAACCAGTCTAGGTGCACGAGTGTCTCACCTAAGGCTTAAGAACCCCTGGGGAGATCAGGAAGGCCCTTCTGCCGGGCCCATGGCTATGTCAGCCGGAGCCTCACAAACAGCACCTGACAACTGCCCCACCCTCACTAGTGATTTGCTTTTTAACTATTTCATATCCGTTCATTCTATTCCCACTTATATAAGGGCTGTTCTGCACTGAAAACTGTCAGTGTAGCTACGTCTCTCTGgagagtgaaaaatccacacacaccctctgagagacgtagctatgccaacataacCCCATGGCATACACAGTGCTAGGTCCATGGAAGAatccttctgtcaacctagctactgcctctcgggaagGCGGATTAACTACACAGATGGGAGTACCCCTCCTATCCCTGTCatgagcatctacactgaagtgctacagatgcagcaccctGTGCGGTGGTAATAGTTTAAGTATAGACGCACCATAAGTTTGGGCTGAAGGCAAGGATTTGGGCACCATTTCTTAGTCCTGTTGCAATGTGAAGGATGGGAGGGTTGATCCATAACTATTTATGGCTACTGTATATGACATAGAAAGTGAGATTAAATACGGTCTAGTTACACTGAGTTCTTGGGATGATGTAATAGATACATTGATTAAGCTGGACTGTTAGGAAACTAGCATGAAGGCAACAAAATATCTCTAGTAGAAGTAACCTGCCGGTAAACATGGCAGGAGTCATTagctgcttcctattaatttctttggctGATCTCTGATTCTTGTCTTTTGTGAAGGGGGAAATAGCATTtccaggggtaaataacactgctttattcactttctccatatcgtTAATGATTTTAGtgacctcgatcatatccccccatatGTCTCTTTTCCGAACTGAACTGTCCCGgtccttttaatctttcctcatatggaagctgctccataACCTGATCATTGTTGTCACCCTTCCCTGTATCTTTTCCACtgctaatatatatttttgagatgggcagaccaaaactgcatgcagtattctagatgtgagtgtaccatggatttatataatggccttatgatatttactgtcttattatttatccttttcctaatggttcttatcATCTTATCTTatctgttagctttttgactgctactgcagccagagtggatgttttcagagaactgtccacaatgactccaagatctctctcatgagtggtaacagctaatctagaccccatcattttgtgtggCTAGTTGTATGActcctcagtctgggacagttcctcagatccgtcaccaaaaaagaatggttcaggtgtgggaatctccctcatatcctctgcagtcaagaccaatgcaaagaattcatttagcttctctgcaatggccttgtcttctttgagggctcctttagcacctcgatcatctaGTGCCCCCCACCCATTCTttgtcaggcttcctgcttctgatgtacctaaaaaaaaaggcatttcccTCTTATGTTGCTCCTGCCTTCTTTCTCACCATGCAAGGCCCAGTGACAGGGGTAACAGCAGCAAGATCTCACTTTTCCCTCATCACTAGAGccagttgggaattttccattgggATGATCTTCTGGTAGAACATACCTTTCTCACAAAATTTTAGGGaggaaatttttatttttgctgattttttttttccattggagaaGTCGAAAGGACAGGACTCAGCTACCTTCTTGGAAAGTCCGTACCAATCTCGTGTTCTACCAACAGAGAGGAAATGAAATTGGGAAGAGCCTTCTAGGCGGGTGGCCAGTCAGCCAAAAAACTCCATTTTGGTTttcccaaaatggaatttttcagaatttccctcccacaaagtattttgagattttaactttttgtcctgagttaggatgattatttttttttttgaaatctcaacatTTTCCATAGGAGAGAAATTCCATTTTCAGGCCAGCTCCTCTCGCTTCTGTTTATTATTAAATGATGAAACTCATCCTCTTAGTTAGATTCAGTGAGGAATAATTTTCTGGTATATTGTCTTCCTCAAGGCAtctttcacctccttgttcctcaggctgtagatcagggggttcaacatggggatcacaAGGGTATAGAACATGGACACCACTTTGTCGTACTCTGATGAGTTACTGGATGTGGGTCGTAAGTACATAAAGAACAGAGCCCCATACAGTATGGACACAGCCatcaggtgggaggtgcaggtggagaaggctttgcgtcTGCCCTCGTTGGAGCGGATCCGCAAGATGGCCACCATGATAGAAACATAGGAAATGAGGATGACCAGGATAGTACTTAGtgcagctacagcagcaaagaggAAATGCACTGTGTCACCCACGCGAGTGTCAGAGCAGGAGAGTTTCTGGAGTGGGGGGATGTCACAGAAAAAGTGATCAATGATATTGGGGCCACAGAAGGACAGGCTGAACAAAGAGCCTGTATGCACAATGGCATTAATGGAGGCATAAATGTATGATGCCACTACCAACTGGACACAGACTTTCCTGGACATAATGAGCGTGTACATCAGCGGCTTGCATATAGCTATGAAGCGATCATATGCCATCACAGCCAGAAGTAAACCCTCAGAGTTCACAGAGAAggagtgaaaaaaaaattgcGTGGCACACCCAGCAAAGGAAATGACTTTACTCTCTGCTAAGAAGTTCACCAGTGCCTTAGGGGCAATAATAGAAGAGTAAGTGAGGTCTACAAGGGACAAGTTGCTGAGGAaaaaatacatgggggtgtgtaGCCGCGTCTCGATCCTGATCAAAGAGATCATGCTGAGATTCCCCGCTAGGCTCATGCTGTAGATAAGCAAAAACATCCCAAAGAGGACAGCTTGCAGCGATCGACTGCCTTTGAATCCTAGAAGGATGAACATGGACACTCCAGTATGATTGCCATGCGCCATATATTCCAGGTGCGATCGATGCTGTTGGGGTAGAAGAAAGAAACACAGCCAAGGTAAAGCGTATGATTCAAGATGAACTgcatggggctgggaggtggATACCACCATTGTGAAATACAGATGAAAGCCAAGATACAAAAGCCACGTTATGCTGGTCCGGCTGTGTGACATTTGCAAACTTAAACTCATTTCATGTGAGTCTGTATATTTGCCAAGATTTTTACTCCTTTTAAAGAAAAgagattataaaataaaatagaaagatCACTTCAGAATTTTCAAAGTTTGCATCCCTGGCATTTGCAAATATAGCTTCATGGTATTATATGGCTAGGCATCATTTGAAAGGAAGTAGAGAAACTAGAAAGGATCCAGAGAGGAGTGACAAAGGTggtcaaagggatggaatgcgagcagaggctgaaggaactgggtatgtttagtttggaaaagaggagattaaggagggACATGATAGCCATCTTCAACTACTTGAAACACTGCCATAAAAAATTGGAGAAAAGtttttctctcttgccacagagggcaggacaagtagcagtgggttcaaactacagcacagccgATTTAGATTAAACCcgaggaaaagcttcctaactgtcagaacaCTTGGGCAATGGAACAGAcctgccaagggaggttgtggaaggtCCTTCAccggaggttttcaaaaggaggctggatagccatcggTCTTGTGTGGGTCAGACACAACAAACACTGCATCTTGGCTGGGGGTTAGACTAGAACATGACCcatgtggtcccttctaaccctatggttctatgattctctgaactCTGCAACAACCTGATATAGAGCAGAAAGGTGGATGAGGTGTTTGAAAACCAGCCTTATATTACAGCACTAGCACCCTTCCATAATTAAATCATCGGTTAGGAACCAGGATATATTTATGACAAGTCAGCCAAAACCTCACTTTTGGAATAAAGTCCCAGagtaaattcaacaaagacaattCTTTTGGAGATAACCAAGTTAATATTCACAAAGGGGGTGTTCACATAACTAAAGGAGGTATGAATGAACTGCAGAGTTCAACAAAGGGAGGCTGTAGTTAAACCATGGTTGAAAGAAGCCCTCACACCCGTTCTGGCCCCTGGCACTAGCATGGAACTGGCATAACTCAGCGAGGAATCAGAAGCAACACAAGTGGGTTTGGCAAAGATCACCATTCAAGAGAAAAACAGTCTACTGAACAGTGATACGActaaaacttctctctctctctcctctctctcacgtTCACTATGGCAATAtcaccctcccacctcacctgtTTTTGGCCCTGTAGTGCAAGCCACACAAGGCAGAATCAATTGACCTGGCCTCTAAGACTCTCTGCCACGggttatttttcctttctgcagtgtagacatactttgaAGCTCTGTTAATCTCGCTCGTGTACCCAGAGTGCGTGGAGACAGTGCTTTCTTTCTCAGAAGATATTTTGAAAGCAGAAACATTAAGCAGCTTCATAGTGAATACACACCCGATAGCCACCTGGAACTCCACAATGAGATGCCCCAGTAGCAGGGAGTGTTGGTCAGACAGCGTCCAGGGAGACGGTTACTTGGAATCCAAGTGGGTCCAAATGTGCTTGTTCTTCCACTTCAAGCTAATGAGAAAATCTGAAATATACACGAGCTTTTTATTTTCGTTCCATTATCTCTGTGTATCCACCCTGAACCCTAGCAGAGACTAGTGTGTTGGGGGAAGCCAGTGCTGCCCGTTCTGTACAGAACGTTCTTTCTACAGAGAGACACCATCTCTCTCTAGGGCTGCCAATCTAGAATATTTCACCAGCAGAAAACCTGCTCAAAgaagtttaaaatgaaaacatttgttgTTCAAAAGCATGAACtgcatttaccaaaaaaaaaaaaaaaaaaaaaaaaatcccttgcaACTTGATTCCTGGCAAACAAGGGGTATTTTTATCttaccttttccttttttttttcatttgaggagCGTATACAATAACTTAGCTCACTGAAgcacattgggccagatccttagttggtaTAAATCATCACAGCTCTATTGCGGTCGATGGTGCTATGAGAATCGACAACAGCTGAGGGTCTCTAGCCCCATATATACCACTCCCCGCAAAAAATCACATGCCGCATTCAGGGTAGTTTAGGCTTTTTATCCCATTTTACTGCACATGATACAATGAGAGATAATCAAGACAACATTTTGGTGGTAAAAGAGTCACCATTTTCAGAAGAGAAAAAACAACCACCCTGTTTCTCAGTGAAAAGAATGGATCTGGGTGTATTTACCAGGTAgctgaagaaaagaaaacattttgtttactcACATTAGTCTTTGTCCTGTAATATTAAAGCTGCCTGTTGCAAGAGAGACATCTCTCTTTCTCGGAGTCAAAAAGTGTAATTAGAGGCAGGGCGTATTTATTTGGTCTGCAGGCATTTGGAGACAGAATCCCTTAGAGCTGTCAATCTCACGTCTGGCACAAAGGGCATCATTAAAATGCCCTTTAGGTCACATGGGAGCAGTAGATAGTGGGATGCCAATCTGTCGGCTTCTAACTTTGTTCAAGTTCTTTGAAGCGTTGATGCTGCTCTCCATCCCTTTCCCCTGTTTTATGCATTCCATAAATCTGAACCTCCCCCTAGCAATAATTACTTCCAGTCAGGAGTAAATGTGGAAAAGTTTATTGAAAATGCATTTTCTgttacagttatttaattattttgtaattGCAGAGAAAATTAGAATTGAGTCATTCCTAACACTGGTTTTTTGAGAGCCCAGAGATTTTATAAGCAGTTTCCAGATAGAATGCAATGGATTGGGATTaagatgcttttttcttttcttcagagATGTCTAAAAACCTGGGATTGGAGTGGCAAAAAATGGCTGAAGATcagggtgaggggcactggcagactTAAGGGTTCAGAAAGGGCTGAAATAGCATAGAGTGATGCATAGAGTAATGGGATGAAGGGCATGGCTGGGGCATATCTCACCCTATATAAGCGATAATGCGTGTGTCTCTCTAgtagtgatgatgaaatggaaTTAAAAAATACCAGGATGAGTATGTCATGATAGGGACTAACGACTTGTGATTCTACTATGGAAAATCATTCCTGATTTATCTACTATAATTCTTTCATTTTGTTGACAAAAGAGTGAATATGGAGGGAACCATCTGAcatagtatacttggactttctttgacaaagtccctcacatGAGGCTATTAAGGAAGTTAGGTAGTCATTGCTGCCATAAATGAGAAACAGGTTACGCCACAGAAAACAaatgcccagatcctcagagatgTCTAGACCCCTAACATCCGTTGATTTCAACGAAGTTAGGAGCCTACCtacctttgagcatctgggccaAAGAGTAGAATAAACAGtcaaatatttattaatgatctggtaCAGGGAgcgagcagtgaggtggcaacattcgCAGATGGCATGGAATTGTTTTGGTGAGTCCAggctggggaatgagagtgaaaacttcagagggacctagcTGAAAGTTGTGTGAATGGGCAGCTCAGTGACAGGTGAAGTTAACTGTTGACAAAGAATTTGAACAGCTCACGCATGATTCTGTGTTCTAAGGTCAGTAACTGCCAGTGAAACATTCTCTGGTGTTACTGTGAAGAGCTGAATGACAACTTCTCCCCAGGGAAATGGAAAGTTGGCAAATTCAGTCCTGAACAATGGAAATACTGGCGTTAGTcacaaaacaggggagtttttacacagcaaatttgtttttgttttctaagaaaatattaaaccccAGAAAAGTTCAGCCTAAAACTTTTGGCTAAAAACCAAAAATGTCTCGTTGGAAATGATTCCCTGTGGCCTTAGGGGAATTATTGTTTGGGTGTCTCATGTGGCAATTCTCCTTAAAGAGCTGGGGTGTCTGGCAGGACTGTATCTCCCATTGTTCGGATCCTGGGGTGCCCAGCCTATGGCCTGCAGTCCATATATGGACCACCAGAGCATTTTCTAAGGTTTGCAGCCCACTTCAGCACAATCTACTGACGGCCAattcaggggcgctggaacaatttttgtagtgggggtgctgaaatccCTTAGGTCCAGCATATAGAAGAGAGGACCGTTAACCAAAAAGTGCTGCTCaattttaattattataattatgtattacaatggtcccttctggccttaaaatgcgcaaatctatctTATCCCTTATGCCTTCTGACGTTTTGGTTTTGCTTTCCTGACTAGCGCTGCACATAGGAACATAGGCCCCGATCCTCAAcagaatttaggcacctaactcccaagaATTTGGGCCATAAGAAATTGTCTTAATGGATCAGATTACAGTGGTGCCCAACcctattacacaggagggccacatgaACCAAACACTGGAGGGCAAGCAGATTCTacacattttaataagatttaaagtcacctgtattgctttatattttaagttcagcttgtttcatgTGTCTTTGGGTTGTTTCTATGTACAGGATTGTCTATTTACACAcatgtgtaaactaaaatgatgtaaacatagcGCCAAAATACTAATGAATTGGCCCCTAGGTGCTAGACctagaggggctgctgctgcaccccctggcttgaagtggtttccatcatacacagggcttactgtttggttcaatggcttccagcagccccactgtaaaaagtgttccagtgcccctgaatTGGCCGTCAGTAGATTGTGTTGAAGTGGGCTGAAGATCTTACAAAATCCTCTAGTGGTCCATATATGGATTGCAGGCCATAGGCTGGGCACCCCCGGATCCGAACAATGGGAGATACAGTCCTGCCAGACACCCCAGCTCTTTGAGGGGAATTGCCATATGAGACACCCAAACAATAACTCCCCTAAGACCACAGGGAATCATTTCCAAAGagacatttttggttttcagccaaaagttTTAGGCTAAACATTTCTGGGGtttcatattttctttaaaaaaacacaaatttgctgtgtaaaaactcccctgttttgtgACAGGCACCAGTTTTTCCATGGTTCAGGTCTGAATTTGCCAACTTTCCATTTCCCTGGGGAGAAGTTGTCATTCAGCTCTTCACAGTAACACCAGAGAATGTTTCACTGGCAGTTACTGACCTTAGAACACAGAATTTTGCGTGAGCTGTTCAAATCCTTTGTCAACAGTTAACTTCACCTGTCACTGAGCTGCCCATTCCCACAACTTTCAgctaggtccctctgaagttttcactctcattccccagccTGGACTCACCAAAGCAATtccatgtcatctgcaaactttgccacctcccagCCCGGTTAGGCAGACTCACTTTAGCTCCTCTAGAGCTAATGTGTAAAACTTGGTGTTTAGACATTGCGGCACTGGCAGTGGCTCTGGTTAGCCACATGAGCTCAGACTCAGGGGTCGTGGAGGCCTGGAGACAGCCAGCTAGTTTGAGCTGCCACGGGTGCAGCAATGTCCACATGACTACgtgtagcatgctagcttgagtgcACGCTCTGAGCGGCCGTACAGACACACCCACAGGTGCTGTAACAATGGGCTGCTTGGAAATTCTCTTGGTTCAACAGAGACCTAGCACAGAAAATATAATCCAGGGACTCAATCCGATGTTTAAGCATATAGAAGAGAGGACGACAAAGTGGTGTCCATGTTCTATACCCTTGTGATCCCCctgctgaaccccctgatctacagcctgaggaacaaggaggtgaaggacgcCCTGAGGAGGACAATACACCAGAAAATTATTCCTCGCTGTATGTAACTATGGGGACTGTTTTTTACTGATCAGTACTGGAGAGCAGATATGAGCTAGTTCTCACTCGTTAAGTCATTATGCAGAAATTTCTGTCATCATGTGACTTACAGGAGAAAACAATACGGAAATGGAACTTGAGCCAGATAATGAAGAAAGGCGCCATTTCCCTTGAAAAACAGTGTCCAGTAACAGTGGTACAGCTTCTCCTTTATGCACTGACATGTGATTTCTGCAATATAGGCATCTCCCCCTGCTTGTTCCACTACCTTTGAACTATATTGGTTAGTTCAGCAGATGATATAAAGAGGAGATACTCGGATACtgtaattgtttttgtttgccaCAGCTATTAGCTTagttcccacagcccccacctaAAATCACTGTACAATTAAATAAAGGGAGGTGTACACGGAGAGATGTTTTTTATAGATAGTCAGACAGATGGTTATGTTCAGGGACAAATAGCTAGACACTAGACAGAGACAGATGTttgtatatggggatagatagagagatggTTATGTGTGGGGACAGGTAGACAGAAACACGTCATTATACACACACATGAgaaaggaaggatgatccagAGGTTATTGCACTTGCCTAAGTCTTAAGGGGTCTGAGTTTAAACTCCTCCTCCACttcagacttcctttgtgaccttacGCAAATCAAttatggccagattttttaaagggatttcagttcctaactcccattgaaatgaatgggatttagctgcctaaatacctttaaaaatcctgGGTTCAGTCTCCTTTTTCCTCAGTTTTCACTTGTAATATGGAGGCAAGAGCAGGGACGTTGTAAGCAAGagacgagaagtaattcttccgctctactccgcgctgattaggcctcaactggagaactgtgtccagttctgggcaccacttttcaggaaagatgtggacaaattggaaaaaaaatccagagaagagcaacaaaaatgattaaaggtctagaaaacatgacctatgagggaagattgaaagaattgggtttgtttagtcaggaaaagagaagactgagaggagacatgataacatttttcaagtacctaaacggcagttacaaggaggagggagaaaaattattcttcttaacctctgatgataggacaagatgcaatgggcttaaagtgcagcaatggcagtttaggttggagattaggaaaagcttcctaactgtcagggaagttaggcactggaataaattgcctacagaggttgtggaatctccatcactggaaatttttaagaacaggttagacgaacacctgtcagggatgttctagatggtgctgccatgagtgcaggggactggacttgatgacctctcaaagttCCATCCAGTCCTTTGTTTCTATGATTTTCCTACCTCATGGAGGTGCTGTGAGAATAAATCCATTAAAAGCTGTGAGATGCTTCAACACAGAGGGGCCATAAAAGTAGATTAAAATGGATTTGCATGAGAGGCTAAAGTAGCTACAGAAGTGTACTCTAGCACACTGACATGTCAGGAGTGATTTTCCATGAGTCAATTTCTGGCCTCCCACTTTGAGACACCTCAAAGGAACCTGATTTTCACCCACTCTCAACAGCCTTTTTAAGGTATCTCAACTTGGGCATCCACAACGGCGACAACCCACATCACTAGTTAGTTTTGAAAACATTACAACTAAACCTTATGTTCTCGTCTTCCTGTTTGTTGCTCTGTTGTACTGAATCTTGTgtgatatttagattgtaagctctttgaggcagggatctgATTTTTGAAGCCGCACGCACATTGCTGGCTGTGCtaaaataatcataaaaaaaCCAGCTTGATGATTAATGGTAGGTAATCCATCATGTCATCCTCTGACTGTAGTATACCGGCAATAAGGTGATATTGCTTTAAATAgtctgtaagctctctagtggtCCTCACAGTGTTCTTGTTTTAGAAGCTGCCAGGGCAGCAATGTGTATGTTTGGGATATTTTTACTACACATGGTTATTGGGGACTCATCTTTGCCCATATGAGTTCCTTTAATAACAATAGTTGTGCTGAGAACAAAAGACACAACTCATGTGGTTTGGATAACGTATTTGCATTACATAAGCACCGTGTGATGTCACAATCCTTAAAGTCCTCTATGTACGTAAGGATTCATCACACTAACGCACTGGATAAAGTCAACACAGATGTCTTCATTAGTATGCATGTTTGGTGAGTTCAGTGCAACTTTGTGTTCCAGCATATTCTATTCCATGAGTTTAAGATTACAGAGGAAGGACTATGCAGACTAAATTTACTGACCCAGAATATCGCCTGGCCTTGCATCTACAAGATGTCATTTGCAACTGAGCACAACAAACACCtggcaaacattttattttaaacttcaaCCACTTTTGAGTTACTTTGGAGCAAAAAAGCATGGACTTAATCTGTCACTTTATTCACATGCAGAAGTTGGAGAgcaggggaagttctctggcctgcgttatacaggaggtcagaccggatgatcacagtgttcccttctggccatgaaatctatgaatccatgagtTAGCCGGAAGGAAGCGGGGAGAAACAACAACAGGATGTTTTAATACAAACTGTCTCAGAGCAGggctgtatgcagtgtagttctGGCCTTGCtgaccccaggatattagagagaaaaggtgcaTGGTTTACTATCTTcctttggaccaacttctgttggtgagagatacacATTTTCAAgccaaacagagctcttcttcagggctgggaaaggtacttgaATGGGGGTCCATTACAATATGTCCTAGCTATTTACGCcaagcaatctgttccacctggcaTTTAACTATGACTCTCCAAGTACCTTTCCCGGGCCtgagaaagagctctgtgtggctcagatGTTTGCCTCTCTTACctacagaacttggtccaataaaggatattgccTCACGCATCTTGTCTCTCTGAGCATGGTTCATAGCTGCAGTAAGTCAGTCAGTCATAGCAAATGCTGTAGAAACAGCTCACACCCTGCCTGTCATTATCAATTGACAGTTTACTGAAGTCTTTGCGAGAGAGGTGGGCTTTATGGAGGGACTTGAAGGAATTGTATGAAGATTGAGAGCGGATTCTGACCTTGCTCTCACCAGTGCAACTCCCTGGGCGTCAGGGGAGAGACACGTGGTTCTCACTGGTGAAAGCGAGAGCAGGGTCAAGCCTGGAGCTCATG encodes:
- the LOC135983474 gene encoding olfactory receptor 5AP2-like translates to MVVSTSQPHAVHLESYALPWLCFFLLPQQHRSHLEYMAHGNHTGVSMFILLGFKGSRSLQAVLFGMFLLIYSMSLAGNLSMISLIRIETRLHTPMYFFLSNLSLVDLTYSSIIAPKALVNFLAESKVISFAGCATQFFFHSFSVNSEGLLLAVMAYDRFIAICKPLMYTLIMSRKVCVQLVVASYIYASINAIVHTGSLFSLSFCGPNIIDHFFCDIPPLQKLSCSDTRVGDTVHFLFAAVAALSTILVILISYVSIMVAILRIRSNEGRRKAFSTCTSHLMAVSILYGALFFMYLRPTSSNSSEYDKVVSMFYTLVIPMLNPLIYSLRNKEVKDALRKTIYQKIIPH